In Silurus meridionalis isolate SWU-2019-XX chromosome 23, ASM1480568v1, whole genome shotgun sequence, the genomic window aggtttacaatTTCGCTCGCTGCAATTTTAACTACACTGCCGAGCTCAGGCTCTCTTAAAACTCTGAGCTTACGTTAAAATCAtttcaatgaaaatgaaattgaTCTCGACACACACGAATTACCCCTCATCTGCTGCTCTCGTGTCCACTGTGACTTCGGCGTCCTCGTTCGTTATATCGCAGATGATGACATCGTCGGCGATGTCTGTGTTCAGCTCGCTGACTGCAGGCTGATAGAGAAGAGCAGAGAGTGACAGTGGGATATTAACACaatacaacatttaaaatgtatgtataatatatatattcttttctgTGGCCTGAATCATCTCGCCCTTCGCTGTTTTCTCCATTtatcattctgcagcgtcttctgtgttgaCCTGTCTAGcacgctccagagtttagcgggtggtgcgtcagtaataatggtccgtgagGAAAAGCGATGCTCCGTGTGCAGTTGAATGGATAATTTTGCATTCGGATTAATTGAGTATTCAAGGAATCGTTTTGCCCTGATATAAATGATTCCTAAACAAAGAAAgcgctgcagaataaataaatggaaaaacggggagaaaacagtAAAGGGGCGAGAAGTTGTTTCAGGCAACAGAGAACGATAGAAAGGtgtccaaagtttgggatcattttataCTAAAActtaaagaaaacactgtacagtgcgtttaactttttgttttttatgcaatttaattttttttttaatgtgtatatttgcattttgatgtactGAATGGGTTTATTTTCCACAGATATCCTTggttgcaattttttttacttttctgcttcttaataaagaaaaagcactTCTTATCAGATTACTCAATGGAATAATCACACTAAAGACGGGTTTCTGAGGAGGGATACATACATTACTGTGGTCCACTGGAATGAATTTGGACTTCTTTCCATTGCTGCTCAATAGCAGAGGCCTGAATGtaagagtgagaaaaagaaaccaATAGCCTGGATTATAATACACAAAAATTTTTTTAGGAATAAATACTataaattgaacaaaaaaaacaaaaacagatacataaaattattacaataacTGTACCTCTTGCGTTTTAAATTCAGCACACGGTTATTCTGGACCAGAGTGAGGATGAACTGCACGAGCTaccatgagaaaaaaataaaaataacaagcGCTCATTCAAATGCTATGTCTCGAAACTATTTCTACCAATTCGGATGGGATCTGATGTACCTCTTTTATAGCTTGTTGCTGCTGTGCATGCTTCTGCCTGAGATCTGACATCTCCCTCCACAGAGCCTCGTTCTCGCTGAACAAAAAGACATCGGccaacgtcacacaaaagacacTCGTTGTTAGCATTATAATATTAGTCATAATTATTAATCTCGTGATGTCTAGTGCAATGGCATGAGAGGTAAaagatcacaaaaaaaaccccaaacataTTACCGTTTCAAAGTGGCAAGCCTGGCGTCCATGGTTTCCTGTTTGTCGTGCACGGTTTGAACACTGGACAGAATTTTGGACAGATCGTCCTGCCTTAGTTTGCTGTCTTCTGGTTTGGTATTCGACACCTACAGTAAAAATAGAACAGATACACTTAAAgggataaatgtatttacagttaTATCCTGAATAAAGCAATTGAACTGAACTGCTTGGACATAGATTATGTGCAAAGTCAGCAAAACATGGTTTTGTCCTTAGACAGACCGACTCATTCATTCAACTGAGCCACAAAGGGGTTTaaagccttgctcaggggcccggaAGTGGCAGTGtggtggggctgggatttgaactcacgacgtTCTgagccaatgccttaaccactaagcatATATAAGGGTCTAAGCTTCAATAAGACTATAGAGGGTATAGAAGCAAACAATACTTGGTAAATAaaggaagaagtctccagtgtcagtgcatTGTATAGTCAGACATAAAGCTACTTAAAAtccttattattaaaaaataaacaaagccgGTTTGTGCTTCACATgctaatgtttttctttttgttttcaacTTTGAGCTTGAGAATAAAGAGAGGGTCAACAGAGTGATAAGTTTTTTATTACCAAATTTAACAAATCTAATTTGCTTTCCctttatcacatttttttcaagtTCTTCTGCTCTTCCCCCAGCCATTGTCTTAGACTGATTAACACGTCTCCTTCACGCGAACGCTGTGAGGTTACACAATTATTTGAAAAGCAAAATCGGCATGAAAAAGTGTTTTGAACGTGCGATCGTTTAATTAAGATTAAtctgcaagtaaaaaaaaaagagcaattaATCCACAGTTCACGCGCACCGATGCAATTCGTTGCACCTCTATCTATAAAGGACAGGAAGTTACTTGCTTTGAGGACACAACTTTaaatgtagctttttaaaaGTGTTTGCTAATATAATAGCAATtaaacaaagtaatttttaataaCTGTGGCAGTGGAGATGCGACAGCACGATGATTTGTGGGTGAAAGGAGCAGCCAGAGGAACTGAGTGGTaagtagggctgcaacaactaatagATCTATAATAAATCAACATTGAACTTCTCGGTCAACAAATGCCGTtttcgattagttgggctgctcatgTTACGGGTTAGCGTGACGGTTAGAGAACACGGCCGCTTGAGAAAATGACGGAAAGTACAGGGCCGACCGGCAGCAGGAACATAttgtgcgtcccaagtcatcggagcattttatattaaacgcaacaaagaatactgtacctggaagttatgcaaagtGAAGCTTGTGCgggatggaagtaccacagtgatgcatgaGCCCAAAGTAATTGggcatattttttattgtccaaacgatattttttatattgacacaaattttatatagatttttcttgccatctgcaaaatacagtacaaatgttgatttacacaaattgcttcaccttgcatactcaaatgctgtttttttgtttgtttgtttgtttgtttatttacagaaagaaacaacccagcatgagtgaattcaTGAACGGAGAAATCCCCCATAAGcttctcaacaagcagccactatataCTTTAAATGTCTAAATGAAAGATATGTAATCTGTGGCTTTTTtgagtacacttttatacagaaataacctgaattagggtttaatatagttataataagcaaaagaCCTAATTGATAAGAATAACTATCAgattaattgaataataataatcgtcaGATTAatggatataaataaataatatattgtaaaaatGATCAATAACATAACCGTTAGTTGCACCTCTAGTGGTGAGGATCACACACCTGGGTGTAATTTTCATTAATGAGTATTCTCTGTTTCAGTGTGCAGCACAGAGACGGAAGCCTTGGGAAAGAAAGAGCTGAATGCCCAGAGACTGCATGTGTAAAAGCAAAACTGTgagaagaataaaacagatttttggGGGTAAAAACCTGTCGCCTGCTTCTCGTTTCCTTTTCCCAGAGCCGCCAAGCTCTCGCTACAGTAAATCACTGTACTgcaaaaaggaataaaacacgtCCAAGTTTgacgttattattattttggacCACAATACCaccctgttgtgtttttttccctgtaaCCACCGTCCTCTAAATGAAACTATTtgctattagggttgcaaaattccaggaattttagagactggaaactttccatgggaattaacaggaattCATGGGAATTACCATATTTTCCAGaatataagccgctacttttttccccacgctttgaaccccgcggcttaaacaatgaagctaatttatggattttttttgggtttttcccggtttcacaaaatttcaagccaaaaaacctGAACTCcttaacattagaccaatgaaattgctgaacgggttcaggtgcgccaatgaaactctttatattaaatcagatgtgctcccactgaatcgggccgcatcacatcataaatatggatgaggttcctctgacgtttgacctgccgctcactcggactgtctacaggaaatgcgaatcattcgtcacgctgaaaacaaccgggcatgaaaacacacttcacctgtgttctgagctgcacggcatcgggagaaaagcttcagcgatggtgatttttaaacacacgacgatgccaaaagaaaaactcgagaaaaatagttgtgaaggaaggaggaagacagtgaacaatgactttcttggtaggctccTGTTTAGATACaggccgtgtaacagacactgtcattcattaaagcctgtgtaaagttcattagtttcagtgtagacacctgcggcttatagacaggtgcggcgtatttatgttcaaaataaaaatctttgtcaaattcagtgggtgcggcttatatttgggtgcgctttatagtccggaaattacggtaactaGAAATGGATTCAATTGCAGGTTTGCCTATAACAGGAAACTTAAATttagttggggaaaaaaagatcttgcaggataattttggttaaaacaaccagattaaatgtaatttcagttgaatgtctcccctgcacattcatcaatcacacgGCACAATTCCTGTAGGactactgaggccacgccccctacatgcactgtgcattcctccataacataacagtttaaacataaattacataaataatacattcatgaccaaacacaatgtttatatttatgtttgtatatgatgcAGTTTATATCAATTTCCCCAaataaattcccataaattcctgccaagtttccaacttggaatattttcaaaacaaaattcGCCAGATTTTCAGCCCTTTAGCAACCCTATTTACTACATCCATAACATTTACAAATCCTGAATGTTTCCTATAACCCAGAACTGACCTTCCTCTTTATGTTCTCCAGCAAATCGTCACGGCCGTTACGAAAGTAAGGATGCTGGAACTGGACCGGTCCGTCCCGCTCTTGTTTCACTATCCCTGTGTCGATGTGCATCACCTTGCGGAAGCCATCTGTGAAAAGATATCCATTTTCAGTTATTTCCCTTTCCCTGATTCACAGCTGACACAAACAGATGATGGCGGTTTCCCTTACACATGTTCAGCTGTCGGACAAAACTGGCCATGTTGTTGTGCTTAAAAAACTTCGGCAGGATTTCTTTCGCGAAGCGTTGCTCGTCCAGCACGAGAAAACTGTTACCCTCCTGTTGAGGGAAAAAAGATTGCATCCgttattaatacattaaatcTATACATTCTGGTCAGAACTTCAACTACAAATGAATTACATTGTGCTTTACCACAttaacagtaaaatacagaATTAAATCATAACGACACTCTGATATTAGTGATCTCTTTAAGCCTGTTTAACATTAGAGTACCAAAAtaccttttacatttattactcaTCACAAAACACTAATCGTCTACACTACCTGAACACTACCAGAAAATGTCTGCATTACACTTTCTCAGATCACTTGTTGTCATCTTATAGTCTCTGACCCcggattagatttttttttgtcaaaaatcaATGATCTGAATATTTCCAGACagtgataaaagaaaaaaggtacaAAGTCAATGAACTAAACACACAGTAATAAGTAAACAAGTTACTCATTATTCAATGTTACACACAAGCAGAATGTTGATTTGCTTTTCTGAATATTCCCCACTGACTCTAAACTCAACTCCATTCAGACTCTAAACCCAAATCACTCGAGACTCTAAACCAAACTCCTTTCAGACCTAAATTGACTCCATCTAGACTCCAAACCAAACTCCTCATAGACACTAAACCAAACTCCATCCAGACTCCACACCCAACACCATCCAGACTCCACACCCAACACCATCCAGACTCCACACCCAACACCATCCAGACTCCAACCAAACACCATCCAGACTCGAACCAAACACCATCCAGACTCCAACCAAACACCATCCAGACTCCACACCAAACTCCATCCAGACTCCAAACCAAACTCCATCCAGACTCCAAACCCAACACCATCCAGGCGCCACACCCAACACCATCCAGACTCCAAACCAAACACCATCCAGTCTCCAAACCAAAGACCATCCAGACTCCACACCCAACTCCAAACCAAACTCCATCCAGACTCCAAACCAAACTCCATCCAGGCTCCAAACCAAACTCCATCCAGACTCCAAACCAAACTCCATCCAGGCTCCAAACCAAACACCATCCAGACGCCACACCCAACACCATCCAGGCTCCAAACCCAACACCATCCAGACTTCAAACCAAACTCCTCCAGACTCCAAACCCAACTCCTCCAGACTCCAAACCAAACACCATCCAGACTCCAAACCAAACTCCACCCAGACTCCAAACCAAACACCATCCAGGCGCCACACCCAACACCATCCAGACTCTAAACCCAAATCACTCGAGACTCCAAACCAAACTCCATCCAGACTCTAAACCAAACTCCATCAGACTCCAGACCAAACACCATCCAGGCCACACCCAACACTATCCAGACTCCACACCCAACACCATCCAGACTCCACAACCAACACCATCCAGActccacaccaacaccatccAGACTCAAACCAAACTCCATCCAGGCGCCACCCAACACCATCCAGACTCCAAACCAAACACCATTCAGGCTCCAAACCCAACACCATCCAGGCTCCAAACCAAACTCCATCCAGGCTCCAAACCAAACTCCATCCAGACTCCAAACCAAACACCATCCAGGCCACACCCAACACCATCCAGACTCCAAACCCAACACCATCAGACTTCAAACCAAACTCCACCCAGACTCCAAACCAAACTCCTCAGACTCCAAACCAACACCATCCAGACTCCAAACCAAACACCATCCAGACTCCAAACCAAACTCAACCCAGACTCCAAACCAAACACCATCCAGGCGCCACACCCAACAACATCCAGACTCTAAACCCAAATCACTCGAGACTCCAAACCAAACTCCTCATAGACACTAAACCAAACTCCATCAGACTCCACACCCAACACCATCCAGACTCACACCCAACACCATCCAGACTCCAGACCAAACACCATCCAGACTCCAGACCAAACACCATCCAGGCCACACCCAACACCATCCAGGCGCCACACCCAACACCATCCAGACTCAGACCAAACACCATCCAGACTCAAACCAAACACCATCCAGGCTCCAAACCAAAGACCATCCAGACTCCACCCAACTCCAAACCAAACACCATCCAGGCTCCAAACCAAACTCCATCCAGGCTCCAAACCAAACTCCATCCAGGCTCCAAACCAAACTCCATCCAGGCTCCAAACCAAACTCCATCCAGACTCCACACCCAACACCATCCAGGCTCCAAACCCAACACCATCCAGACTTCAAACCAAACTCCTCCAGACTCCAAACCCAACTCCTCCAGACTCCAAACCAAACACCATCAGACTCCAAACCAAACTCCACCCAGACTCCAAACCAAACACCATCCAGGCGCCACACCCAACACCATCCAGACTCTAAACCCAAATCACTCGAGACTCCAAACCAAACTCCTCATAGACACTAAACCAAACTAGATCCAGACTCCACACCCAACACCATCAGActccacaccaacaccatccAGACTCCAGACCAAACACCATCCAGACTCAAACCAAACACCATCCAGACTCCAAACCAAACTCCATCCAGGCGCCACCCAACACCATCCAGACTCCAAACCAAACACCATTCAGGCTCCAAACCAAAGACCATCCAGACTCCACCCAACTCCAAACCAAACACCATCCAGGCTCCAAACCAAACTCCATCCAGGCTCCAAACCAAACTCCATCCAGACTCCAAACCAAACACCATCCAGGCCACACCCAACACCATCAGACTCCAAACCCAACACCATCAGACTTCAAACCAAACTCCTCAGACTCCAAACCCAACTCCTCAGACTCCAAACCAACACCATCCAGACTCCAACCAAACACCATCAGACTCAAACCAAACTCCATCCAGACTCCAGACCAAACACCATCCAGACTCAAACCAAACACCATCCAGGCGCCACACCCAACAACATCCAGACTCTAAACCCAAATCACTCGAGACTCCAAACCAAACTCAACCCAGACTCCAAACCAAACTCCTCATAGACACTAAACCAAACTCCTCAGACTCCAAACCAAACTCCACCCAGACTCAAACCAAACACCATCCAGACTCCACACCCAACACCATCAGACTCAAACCAAACACCATCCAGACTCCAGACCAAACACCATCCAGGCGCCACCCAACACCATCCAGGCTCAAACCAAACTCCATCCAGGCTCAAACCAAACTCCATCCAGGCTCCAAACCAAACTCCATCCAGGCTCCAAACCAAACTCCATCCAGGCTCCAAACCAAACTCCATCCAGACTCCACACCCAACACCATCCAGGCTCCAAACCCAACACCATCCAGACTTCAAACCAAACTCCTCAGACTCCAAACCAAACACCATCCAGACTCCAAACCAAACTCCACCCAGACTCCAAACAAAACTCAACTCCATCCAGACTCCACCAAACACCATCCAGGCTCCAAACCCAACACCATCAGACTTCAAACCAAACTCCTCAGACTCCAAACCCAACTCCTCAGACTCCAAACCAAACACCATCCAGACTCCAAACCAAACACCATCCAGACTCCAAACCAAACTCCACCCAGACTCCAAACAAAACTCAACACCATCCAGACTCCAAACAAAACTCAACTCCATCCAGACTCTAAATCCAACACCAAATACCAGTAACCATCCACATATAAGGCATGATtagtatttaaaatttttttatcaacatttaacacatttagtCTGTTTTTGAATGATAGGGACTTGTCTCAATCCCAATCTTCTCCTAATACTCTCTATATcaacaaaaaacaatgtttaatacaattttaagcGTCTTCCTGTAAAAGATCCTTATATAAAAACGATgacatgaatatgcaaataaagaCACGAAAATACAATTATTGCACAACTATTATTGGGTTTGGTTAGGAAGAATGTTATCACACGTGGATTTTTTTCTTGGACGCTGAAAACTGTGATTTGGGAAGTCACAAGACGTAAAATAAACTCAATAGATAGTAATaattggtaataataataataattattattatttaaataggaAATCACTCTGTGTATACCGTTAACTAGGCTCGGGTTGttagcacaataaaaaaaaaaaagctacacaacCAATCTGCGCAACATGCTCGCTCTTTCgctcaaatattttatatatatatatatatatatatatatatatatatatatatatatatatataatgttaagAGGTAAACATGTCGTGTTGCTTTGCTAGCAGCTAACAATGATACAGCTAACGGCTACACTTGGCCGCTTTGTTTCTCTAACCTGACTCCAGCAAATGAATTCATTGGTGTCCGAATCTTCCACCAGAGTCCACAGCTTGGTGAGGAAAGCAGGAACATTAGAGGTCTGTTTCATTTTGTTCCCCGAATTAGAACCGAAAATCAAAACTGAATCACGTATTTTGTTCGTAGGATAGAAACAGCAACAACACTGAAAACAACGACACACACACTGACGTAACTTCCTGTTGACGGATCGAGGAAAGGAAGGTGATTGGCTAGCTGCGGAGTGACGTCAACGGTGCATGTGCGCCCCGCACGTGTAGGTTGTGCAACTGCTCTTGAGTCTCATGGAGGACagataaacgtgtgtgtgtgtgtgtgtgtgtgtgtgtgtgtgtgtgtgtgtgtgtgtgtgtgtgtgtgtgtgtgaaatttatttacaaatgattaatctatctatctatctatctatctatctgtctgtctatctatctatctatctatctatctgtctgtctgtctgtctgtctgtctgtctgtctgtctgtctgtctgtctgtctatctatctatctatctatctatctatctatctatctatctatctatctatctatctatctaattggctgcctgcctatctatctatctatctatctatctatctatctatctatctatctatctatctatctatctatctatctatctgtctgtctgtctgtctgtctgtctgtctatctatctatctatctatctatctatctatctatctatctatctatctatctatctatctatctgtctatctatctatctatctatctatctgtctgtctgtctgtctgtctgtctgtctgtctgtctgtctgtctgtctgtctgtctgtctgtctgtctgtctgtctgtctgtctatctatctatctatctatctatctatctatctatctatctatctatctatctaattggCTGCCtggctatctatctatctatctatctatctatctatctatctatctatctatctatctatctatctgtctgtctgtctgtctgtctgtctgtctgtctgtctgtctgtctgtctgtctgtctgtgtctgtctgtctgtctgtctatctatctatctatctaaatagaagaagaagaagaagaacagagcTACAGTGAAAGTGAAAAACTCTGTTCCTATTGatataaaataagtattaaacTTTATCTTTGGTAGAATACATTTAATAGAATAAGGAATTTATCTTCTCAATACAACACCAGTACTGAAAGTATTCATACTTTAGAATAAAGGCACTGATCTGATCTGTCCATGTTTCTTTTTACAAAGATCTGGGCATCAGTGGGGAAATAATTGCTGATTCATTTACTTAATTcagattattttaatttgatttgtacAGCGCTTTTAACATTTACTATGCCATTTTTTGTTCAGCTTTTGAGCGAAGGAAAATCTAGGACAAAGGCCGAGAGCTAGCCT contains:
- the hsf2 gene encoding heat shock factor protein 2 isoform X2 gives rise to the protein MKQTSNVPAFLTKLWTLVEDSDTNEFICWSQEGNSFLVLDEQRFAKEILPKFFKHNNMASFVRQLNMYGFRKVMHIDTGIVKQERDGPVQFQHPYFRNGRDDLLENIKRKVSNTKPEDSKLRQDDLSKILSSVQTVHDKQETMDARLATLKRENEALWREMSDLRQKHAQQQQAIKELVQFILTLVQNNRVLNLKRKRPLLLSSNGKKSKFIPVDHSNPAVSELNTDIADDVIICDITNEDAEVTVDTRAADEGVELMDYLDSIDCSLEDFQAMLYGKQFSIDSDILEETVSTSKGGDFFDKNKTENYNADKQLIQYTSCPLLAFLDGCSPPPSVAEPQSEDLNLAATKQNAEDTVDLLQSSLLTQEAPRSSLIRLEPLTEAEASEATLFYLCELDSDLPPADTPQLDV
- the hsf2 gene encoding heat shock factor protein 2 isoform X1, with the translated sequence MKQTSNVPAFLTKLWTLVEDSDTNEFICWSQEGNSFLVLDEQRFAKEILPKFFKHNNMASFVRQLNMYGFRKVMHIDTGIVKQERDGPVQFQHPYFRNGRDDLLENIKRKVSNTKPEDSKLRQDDLSKILSSVQTVHDKQETMDARLATLKRENEALWREMSDLRQKHAQQQQAIKELVQFILTLVQNNRVLNLKRKRPLLLSSNGKKSKFIPVDHSNPAVSELNTDIADDVIICDITNEDAEVTVDTRAADEGDVEIIEVDCDSSDITEKVSSKGQTSTDTALGDEGETSRSSISIQPTCSTLQLNHCSALIQEDPVKMMDSILKESGTISQNINLLGKVELMDYLDSIDCSLEDFQAMLYGKQFSIDSDILEETVSTSKGGDFFDKNKTENYNADKQLIQYTSCPLLAFLDGCSPPPSVAEPQSEDLNLAATKQNAEDTVDLLQSSLLTQEAPRSSLIRLEPLTEAEASEATLFYLCELDSDLPPADTPQLDV